The genomic region TACATGAAGGCGAAGACTGTGAGGAGGGGAAAATATACAGGAAAGACTGTAATCTATGCAGATGCACTATAAAGAAAGATTTGAAATGCACAACGAGGAATTGCGTCAAGAAATCGCTTCATGTTAAGCCTGAAAATGTGCGTGGGTGACGATTATACTtatgaataggaccatttcatctctctcatggatgtcgtagcaggcgactaagggaaatactaaaaaacttgggattcttcttgtaggcgatggactagcaaagcaaactgtcactatttatttaaatttcaatgccATAAatccgaacgtggcctttcagtattttcaaaactgttgactctgtctaccccgcaagtgatatagaagtgattatatattaCTTTATGATGATTATGcagtagatataaaaaataattctactacctaataatataatggaggtttgttactctttcacgcaaaaactactgaaccgattacgatgaaattttgtatgtgggtagctgaagacccaaagTAAACTTTTATCCCAAAGTACCCTCggaattgatagggtttccatgcggacgaagtcgcgggcggcctctagtaacaGACATAAAAATACCCTTTCTATAACTGATTCAATGTTTCATTATATAGGTGACTTCTGGAGTGAAGAAACCCCTAGATCTTCCCGATTTGCCCAAGGGCCCGTGCGAAAAAGGGAAGTTCTACAAAAAGGGTTGTCGGAAATGTTACTGCGGGCATGATGATAAAGCTGTCTGTGCAGCGTCACCTGTCGGCCCGAAAtgtaaattagaaataaaaggtgggtatatttttttttaaattaaatatgtaggtaggtacatagatGAACAAGTCTTTATCTCTAATGAGGTAGATAgagtgtagttcccggcaccaataaaaaaaagtataggaccactccgtttcGTTCGTATAGATGTCGGAAAAggaaactaagggataggcttattaacttgatattcttctttaaaccgttaggctagcaacctgccactatttgaatctcaaattctcaatactatcattaagccaaacagctgaacgtaacctacctatcagtcttttcaagactgtcggctctgtctacaccgctagtgatatagacgtgattatatgaaagagtaacaaacacaaatCCACATATTTGGATTGCATTGCATAttacagtgcagtttgttaccacttcttctgcactgacgctttggaagcggcagtaaacttagttttaagtaatttattaaataaattacttaataaattacaatgttgtaaaaccaaaagatatgaaaattatcaagtgatgttgaaatgtcccataataatgaacaaaaaaagaaattaaatgtaattaaataaatgagttATCAATTTCAGCTTACCGCCTCGCTACCCCTGAAGACTACGGCGTTATGACAAGTACCATAGACATCACAAAGTTGCCGGCTCTTCCCAATATTTCCACTAAATGTGACCCCGGCCATACATACAAAGTGGACTGCAATATTTGCATCTGCTTGTCCAATAAGAACCTTCTGTGCACATCTGATTACTGTTTGAGTACCGATGACATGAACAGGGTGGAAGCGAAGAAGCGAACAGGTAATGTTTTGGTTATATCATTTGATACTATGtttaaatttgtgaaaatcTATGTATAGGAATAAAAGAACTCTTcttccacactaataataacatacatatatatatatatattcatgtctatatcccttgcggagtaggcagaaccaacagtcttgaaaagactgataggccacgttcagctgtttggcttaataatggaattgagatacaaatagtgacaggttgctagcccatcgcttacgagaagaatctcaagtttataagcctttagtcaccttttacaacatccatgtgaacaagatggagtgctgctatccttttttttttaaacttccaTATACTTCCAGGATTACCATGCAGCACAGATAAGAAAGAAGACCAGTGCGTCCAATGCCGTTGTGTGGACGGCAAGCTGCAGTGTGAAGCCCTGAAAGACTGCCATATCCCGACCAGGAAGCGACTCCACGGGACCGTACAGCAGGAGAATCCGCGGCAGAGTCTGAATCTGAAGCCGGGCCAGGAGTGTGTACCGCACtctatatataggtatgtctTCTTCTTCTATAGTCCTGGTAACATCCTCAATAGTCTGGAGAAGAGGAGGGGCAAACAATTAGTTGTTTCTTCGCTATTAGACTAGCATGGAAGCTGGCGCTGCATTGATGTGAGcctaatcccttagtcgccttctatgacatccatgggtaagagtggtcctattctaaagtataataattttgtgttaGACCATGAACGTACTGTAAGGATGGCGCTCCGTGGgtcctttttaaaaaaacacaattatactgctagaaaagaaaattatttattcactacACACACACGAtgttattaagaaaattgataaattacaCGGACCGATCTAAAGGGAGGTTTGCGGCTGACTGACTCGTCACGCTATTGGAAaacagttttatataaatttaaaatgcttATGCTATCAATTGTTGcatattaattatgaatataaCATCTCCCCCCATAAGACTGAGctttatacaaaacaaaagtaaaagcGAAGGATCTGAAGGAtcaaaattagaataaaacttaagataaatataaacacaaaTGTATGTCCTGAAATGGAAATTTatcaatatgaaaataaatttaaaaattagttaaGTTCCTGTTGGAAGGAAAGTTAGCTGAGGTTCTGAAAGCGACCtttcttttatgtttatgAATTTCTATTTCAGGGAGACTTTTTATAGACTTGTTATCATATTCTGTTGATTTGGAAGAACTATCAGAAATATCAGTTAATTCTATAGATGAACTTACTTTAGTATCATgtcttttaagttttttattataacattgaTTGTATATCTGAATACAACAAGCTGAATTGTTACAATAGGAATTTaaccattttttataaatcttatataatatataaagtataattaaagttacacaaaaataagtgAGAGCGGAATAATAGTGTCCATATTTAACAATGTGAGACTGACCTTCAGCTTGGCGAATTTGGGCTtctatattattcaatttatgaGCTGCTATATTTAATGACTCTAAATCGATATTTGTTAATGAGAGCGGAGACAATGGTtgcattgtattatttataaggttATATGAACAACAATCATCttcaattatattaaagtcAATTAAAAGTTGGCTAGGCAGCTCTGTTTTGTATACATGAGATGAGCGAAACTGTAAAGTTTGAAAATATGCAATACaatcattttttaatgataacatTCCTGTACCCTGTAATGTATAATCTTTAATTTCATGAGTACATTTAacagttaatttatttgcttttgactggacatataaatattttccatcATTTAATTTCTGCCATATATTCAAATTAccataaattactttaaaatcacAAATTTCAGGCAGAGATAGCGTTACTTcagttattaatttagtttcacaaGTAGGATTATTAATAGTAGATAATATAGATGGCAAAGGACAAATCATATAGTTATAATTGACATCTTTACATTCACTTAGGTTATCAAACATTGCGTAATTCAATCTGTCGTCGGTTAATGCTAAATACAGCTTTGAAGGGTGAATAAGAacataagttttaaaattataattatcacGTGGTGTAGGAAGGGGTAATAtcttatacaaattaaatttaattgaattaattaaaggtATACGAATAACgaatattatcttattattgtaataataagaaGCTAACTTAGATAAatctataatataatgtatattctCCAGAGATAAGGAGACAGGAAATTCTAAGTTTCTCTTAATTACCTTATTAGAATTAAGTTCATTATATAAATTGGTAGGGGTTAAAACGTAAGGGTGTAAAATGTTTGCTTtagcaaataaaattgaattaagaGTAGTATCTAATATATCGGAGACAGATATTAGTGATCCTTCTATTATGTTGAGaagtgaatttatttttgacaagTTTATACTATTAGTAGTTAACTTAGTATTTTGCTGCATAATGTATTCTAACTTAGATAGTTGTTTATTAATTCTAAattcattatcatttaattgcttaatagatatattaaaattcttaataGTAGATTGGACAACATGAATGTTATCTTTCATTAAAGAGAAAACTTCATGTTCGTTCTGCTGACAAGAGTTAATAGCTTCGTCGTATTTTCTAGCATCGTCAGCATCTAAGGttccaaaaaagaatttcataaTTTCTCCAATAAACTCAATAGCTCGCTTATGACGGTTTTTACTATCCGTTTCAGAAACTAGATGAGAAAGAGAGTCCAATTTGAGTTGATTTGAGTTAACTAAAATCTGTAATGGGTTAATAACATCCTGACAGTTTATATCAAGACCAATATTTTGGGCTTTTTCACAATAGTTAGAAACATGGGTAATTGAATCcttaattttaagaagataAGGTTCTATCGGGAGTATTTCTACATGAGTAACTACATTCCAAAaatcatcataaaaataaaccgtAGATGTCGGGTCAAAATAAAGACCTGAACTGTGAGTAATTGGTTGAATATTTTCAGAACGGCTGGATCCCATGAATAATCTGTAACAATTTGTTTATGCTGGTTTAATTTCGTTTATATGGTACTTTACGTGTTTTCTATTAATAGAAAgagtaacattatttttttcgttaactttaattattttataaggtCCTTTCCATGTTGGGGAAAGTGCTTTACGTAATCTATGATGTTGCTTAACGTATACTAAATCTccagttttataattttttgaccTAGAAGATACATCATAATAACGTTTGGAAGattctttacttttatttatatattctaaGGCTCTCTCACGGGAGTACCTCATTCGATACTGCAAAGCTCTTATATACTCTTGATAAGTAGTATCGTTGCTAGAACCGTATAGGCTACTAGGTATAATAGGTTTATGACCATATAATAATTCATAAGGGGTGTAATTAGTAGTACAATGAGGAGTCGTATTGTAAGATAGAATTGCAGTGGCTAAATAACAGTGCCAATCATCTTGATTATCATTTACGAATGATTTTAAATACTCTTTAAGGGTTGCGTGGCTACGCTCCAATGCGCCATTTGTTTGGGGATGATAAGGAGttgagaaaagatttttaattttaagaatttcagttaattgtttaaataattcagaTGTAAAACTAGTACCTTGATCCGTAAGGATCATTTTAGGAAATCCGAATAgtgaaaagaaatgtataagGTTTCTTGCTATCTCGTCAGTAGTTGACGTTATCATAGGATAAGCACTTGAGAACTTAGTGAGATCGTCCTGAAgggttaaaatatatttaaacttttgtagGTTTTGTACCTACTATGTCGAGAGCTAATCTTTCGAAAGGCTTTGTACTGGACGATGTAATAATCATAGGTGCTTTATTAGAAGCTCTTAAGGGTTTATTTAATTGGCATAATTTACAATCTCTTACAAAACGTTCTATATCTGCACGCATGTTTTTCCAATAATATGATTCTTTAATTCTATTTAACATACGCGTAATACCCGGGTGACCAGCTATAGTAGACCCGTGGTtttctttaagtattttaGGAATTTCAGTAGGTGAAGGAtatttaatttggtttttatataaatgaattttaatatcagTACCATGAAAGATGcaagatattatattataaatctttacATACACTAATTTAGTAAATGGTTCTGAAAAATCTGATATAGCTAATTCTTTATCATAATCATTTGTAGATATTATTAGGTCTctcagttttaataataagttgtaaatagttttataattagTCTCATCAAAATTATGGATCTTAGTGTATAGGAAATagagttttttattatttgcatgAAATAATTGAACGGTGTCGGGTTCACGTTCCGACGATAACAGCTCATTACTGTTAGGTATAAATGACAACAGCTGTTCGCAGTGTGGCATTGAACTATCAAAATCTAATGACGTAGGACAGGCAATTGACCTTTGTTTTGCTGAAATAAGGCTTTGATTATGCTCTTCAATTTGGGTAtcattagaaataaaattagtaaattgtttcttgaaaaatatttcataagttgtattatttaaattcgaATGAGTAATAGCGTTTACTGGGTTACGAGATAACGCATCAGCGTTAGAATTGATACTGCCTGGTTTATACACAATCTCGTAGTCGTACTCTTCCAGTTTAAGACGCCATCTCAATAAACGACAACCTGGGTCTTTAGCGTTAAAAAGCCACGTTAATGGTCGATGgtctgttataattttaaacttatagcCAAATAAGTAAGGCCTAAAGGTATTAACACCAAATAAAATTGCAAGTAGCTCCTTTTCCGTGGTTGAGTAATTTCCTTCGCATTTATTTAAGGTTCTGGACGCAAAGGCAATAGGCTTATCTTTTCCGATCTCGCCTTGTGATAAGACTGCGCCTACGGCGTAGTTTGATGCGTCTGTAGTAACAAGGAATGGTTCACTAAAGTTAGGGTACTGTAATAAGGGAGCTGAtgtaagtttttctttttagtagGTTAAAAGCATGAGTCTGTTCTCGActccaattaaaaataacatccttttttaataatgacgTTAATGGCTTAGTAATATGTGAGAAATTCTCAATAAAACGGCGATAGTAGCCGGTTAGACCAAGGAAAGACTTAATGTCTTTAGCGCATTTAGGTGTGGGAAACTGAATAATGGCTTTGACCTTTTCAGGGTTAGGCGAAACACCTTTATCAGTTATAACATGTCCTAGGTAAGCGACTTCGCGACGTAAGAACTCGCATTTATCGGGTTGTAACTTGAGGTTTGCTTCCCTAAATTTGGAGAAGATAAGATCgagttttttaatatgagaTTCAAGGTCGAATGAGTAGCATATACAATCATCTAAATAGATAAAGCAGTGAAGACCTTGTAATCCTGAGAGGACTGTATTCATAAGTCGCTGGAAAGTTGAAGGGGCGTTTTTTAAGCCGAAGGGCATTCGTGTAAATTCGAAGTGTCCTGATATACCGTTAGTAGTAACGCTGAAGCCAGTTTTGGCAGTGTCCTTGGGGTCTAACAATAATTGATGAAATCCGGAAACTAAATCTAAGGTACTGAAGTACTTAGAGTGACCTAGTTGATCAAGGATATCTGTAATAAGAGGAAGAGGGTAAACCTCTGAGACAGTGACGTCATTAAGACGACGGTAGTCAATAACAATTCGCCATTTCTGTTTACCAGAAGCATCTAGCTTTTTTGGGACAACCCAGACCGGGGCATTCCAAGGCGAAGTTGATGGacgaataatattttgatcaagcattttctttatttgtttctcGACTTCATCTTTATGGACTTCAGGAAATCTATATGATTTTACATGAATAGGGGGGGCATCCCCTGTATTTATAGAATGTTGAATTGTTCTAGTAAAAGTTAAGTGTTCACCATCAAGGTGAAATATGTCGGTGTAATTTGATATACAATTAAGTAGagcttttttttcttcaggATTTAAATGTGAGCATCTTATTTGCTGTAAGACTTTTTGTGAGCGATTAATATTTAAGTCATTAATTTGATGAATTAGctcattttgtttgttatcacGATTAGACAATTGATGCTCAAAAGGATATAACTTTACTTGAAAATTACTAAGTTCAATATTTGACTCAGTGGTATTCAAAACAGAGACGTTTACTctattattagatttaatttttactatacAATTAGCTAAAAATACAccgttattaattttttgatcTAATATTAGGGCTTCACTTTTCCCTTTAAAATCCGAAAGATTCGAAATTGAGCATTCTATAACCATTTCTGACCTTGCAGGAATAATGTAAGATGgtttactaaaattaatagGCAAAACATGACCTTGTAGGTTTAAAGTACTTGTTGAGTActgaatatcaattttaaaatgttgaatAAAATCGTTACCTATAATACCATCATATTGTAGGTTAATAGAGTCACTAATTGCATGaaacttgaaattaaatacaattttatttttaggtgaaATTCTATAATCAAAGTTTATGTTTATAGTACCAAGAGACTCACAAGATGAATCATTGTCACTTAAACCTTTTAGTGTGACTATTTCTGGTTGTAACACTGGGTTTTTTAAGCTAGataacttaataatagaaactGAAGATCCAGTGTCCACTAGGAAGCATAATGGCTTCTCATTAAGATTAGTTTTTAAGATAACGTGAGGCAATGAAATTCGatagtttatattattcatcGTGTGAACCTCACGAGAGTAACCCCCAGAAAAAGAACTCGAGTTTTTACGAGATAGTAGGTTACATTTAGAATCCTCTTtgggaattgaaaaattatctaatttatttttatttaagtaattagaAACCtgtgttgaataaaatttaggaACACTAGGCATACGAGGTTCTTTACTAAAAATTTGAGACTGAGTAGGCGCAAAACAATCCTGTGCAACCTTGAATTGACCACAGGTGctacctttatttaaaaactcagTGGGTAAAgaccttttaaaattattatttttattattcatccGTGCAATAGAAAAATTAGAAACACGGGGTTTATAAAAATTAGGTGTTATACGATTTCGCgtgtcattaaaatttaagttatgtttCGATAGACACGGAACCGAAACactatttagtttaaattttctgAATCATAAGTGTCAGTATTTTGAGTGCATACGGTatgcacattagtttgattattgTGTGACACTTTACTAGGACCAGGTGCATGCGCACCTGATACGTTGTTGTTATCAAAGGTCGagttatgattatttttatattttaacttgcggcattcattaattaaatgtcCTCGTTTTTTACAATAAGCGCAAGATTTATCAGAGTAATTTGAACGACCTCGATTATTATAGGAACgcgaaatattattattattagaggaATTTACGTGATGAAGATTTGAGCTCgaattttttgatttatttttgaaacattCGTTGGCCGTGTGACCAGATTTATGGCAAAAAGTGCATTGCTTTAAAGGACGCTGTGATAACTTAGAGGCCTTATAGAGCTTTTCTTCTTCAATAGCATGAGTTATGGCATCTGCCAGATTTTTAGGATTGCGACAACGCACTATATGTGAGAAATTTGAATtcatacctaataaaaatgtatttaaagcTAAATCTTCCATTGCAGCTAATCTGCCtaataattctttttcattttcacaGCTGTAATGAATTTCAGATTGAATTCGCGTAAGACATGCTTCTAAACGTAGAGAATATTGCGTCACATCCTCGGTAGGCATTTGTTTACAACCTTGAAGGTCAATTAATAAGTGGGTCGAGTGCTTTTTCTCCCCAAAAGTATCTTtaagaaattgttttatttcagcCCAGCTTTCAAATTTCTTCAAACAACATGCTAGCTGTGCCTTGCCTTCGAGTTGCGAGACAATATATTTAACCATAAATTTTTGTTGGTCTGTACTTGCTAAAGAAATTGCGTTTTCGCAATTAGTTAAAAACGCGGGCAATGACTCGCGGTCCCCATTGTAaggtttaataaatttagttagGACGGATAGTGTAATTTTATCAGCAATCTTTAATTTGAGTTTTGGTAAGGGCTTTTCGGGACTTTCTTCAGAAGATGAGGAGCTATCAGATGTTAGTTCAGCTTCctcagattttattttacgtcTATCCGACATTAAAAGGTTAAGTACAGAGCAtcaaaaatacacacaaaatgtataaagattaaaaatttaaaaattataagaatttgtaaacttgtataaaacttgtataaatgtataatatgaataaaagttattttaaaattgcactTGCActttacacttttttttttaaactttttagaaatcacttaaaactttttattttttattttaaatatagaaaataactCACAGAAAGTAGATCACGAACATTTTGGAGAAAACCCTTGATTCCCAGGGTATAGCGCGATGATGACGTCAACGGCAGCGTCGGGTGTCCGGCGACTCAAAGAGTCGTATTGCGGAATACCACGAAGTCACGTTGCGTTGTCCGTGAGTTGGTTTTCTCGTGGGAAACCAACGTGGTGAGCTGATGATGAATGAGTCAGCAGGTCCAAGAAGATGATGTGTGGGTGTGTAGGAATAGCGGTGCTGGCTCACACTCGAGAGTGGAGGCTGACAGTCGACCAGGGCAGTATTATTGGGATGCGGGCTCACGCTCAACAGCGGAGGCTTACCGTCGATCTTGTGAGATGCGGGCTCGAGCTCAACAGCTGAGACTTATCGTCGACCTCGTGACGTAGCAGCGCGGGTTTAGGCGGTTGCCTAAATCTTATCGTCGACCACTAACACTGTCACAATTAAAGAGTTCACGGAGGCACAAGAGTTGTTAGGCGAAAGTCCGTTAACGACGGGTTTAACACCAAATGATCTTAGTACTTACGGTTCCCAAGATCATGTACACGTACCGCTTCTGACACCAAAATTGTAAGGATGGCGCTCCGTGGgtcctttttaaaaaaacacaattatactgctagaaaagaaaattatttattcactacACACACACGAtgttattaagaaaattgataaattacaCGGACCGATCTAAAGGGAGGTTTGCGGCTGACTGACTCGTCACGCTATTGGAAaacagttttatataaatctaaaaTGCTTATGCTATCAATTGTTGcatattaattatgaatataaCAGTACACCACCTCCCGAATAAACATTCAGCCCTAGACCGTCCTCCGCAGAAAATTGTTTTgagtaaaatgtatataaaacactttaatttttttacccaattttgtatatttcaaaaaccacTCGACCgtttttgagtttaaaaaTTCTGTTGAATGGTCCTATACGtaccttttaaattttgatgcgtacgagaattccaagtttgttaACCAttcctttaataaaaaaatatcgctTTACAAATAATCATGTACATACAAAGGTACTTATGTACTTTTCTCCCAAGTCGATttgaacaaataatatttgtagaaaTAATACGTATCTACgagccatcgcctaaataagaatgccaagtttgtaagtctatcccttagtcgccttttacgatattcataggaaagatataggagtggtcctattattttttttttaattgtgccGCAAACAAcctgtaatttaaaaaaataaatcgttttttcttttactagctgtgctgTGTTTGTGTGCTGTTATTTTCGATACTTTATTTGTTACAGAGACAAATGCAACAGATGCTATTGTCAAGAAAATGGCGCCTTCCGATGCACAGCGATGTCTTGCCTCAACTACGCTCAAGCTCTGAGTCTCCAGAAATCTATTAAGGAGTAATGATTCTGTTTCGACCATAGGAGAAGCACATATCTAGTTCCATGATTTTTAGGCGAAACCCATTTTTAACCGAGAAGCATGAACATTTAGAAGTTCTACTGTATAAAAGGAACCTTAATTAGCTATGTCTTTAGCTTCAGTCACGTGTATTGGTAAAATTGGacttgtgtacataaatataaagtagagataatttattacatatctttaatttttagatacatttttatagaGTTCCCAAAATGTGGGGTCTCGTTGGAAAATCGGAGCTCAACCATCTTTGTTGTCGACTGTTTACTAGATAATTATGACAATGGCTATGAATATTGGACAATGATTAaggtttttattatcaaaaaataaagcaatGCTAATtagaatgtattttatttatgcgccttacaagatttttattaagaagcTTAAAACCGACAAATAATTATCTAGCAGCTACAATATTGCCAAAAACAATAAGGAACTTTATCGACCTCTATTGTGCAGTGGTTAATGTACCTAAGAAGCAGGTCACGGGACCAAATTAGATACAAATGCAACTGGACGCGTACAATATTTTACGTCATATTAATTGATACATATAAGTAGTGATATTATCttcgtttttatatataaatagttagTCGAAACTTTGGCCTAAAAGATTACTAGGTAATACAAAATCCTCCCTGGGGAATCCGCGGAACCATgactttttcttattaagtTAATCAgacgtaggtatgtataataattttctgggtaaattgaaaatttaattacttttcctCTCACATAACGGCAGAAATAAAAAGCAACATAAAAAATGACGGGATTTATTGACTTGCAAACATATCAGgcgtgaaattaaatttacaaactatttaagtttattttaatcagtTATAGTAATGTCGGCTAAAACGACATTACTGGCGCTAATCTCACAATATCTTCTATCTTCCTTCGCCAACCGTGAGTACTCCATATTCTCTTTTgtctaatttattttccaagattttgattttaatttatctttaggTACGTGCATTCCATATTCGCACTATCTCGAGAATGGAAAGCTATGCGTATGCGATAACAACGGACAATTGAACGAAACGAACTGCCACCTGATTGGTCGGCGCCGGAACATGTGTCCATCAGGCCAGATCATTTGGCAGGGTTGCAACCAGTGCATATGTCAGGAGAACGGGCAACTAGCATGTTCAAGCTCAGTATGTCCTGAAGAGGCGACCAAGCAGGCACGTGTGAGCTCGACGGTGGCCCCTGAACCGGCTGTTACGACCAGAACCTGGTGCACTCCCTATAGATCTTACTACTTGAATTGCAGCATCTGCGTATGCCCACCTTCAGCTCAGCTCTCTGAAGCAAAATGCGCTAAAGATAGATATTGTAAACCAGAAGACTCGGCGTCTTTAAACAAATTAGTGTCGGGAAAAAACGTTTGCATTCCAAACGTTATGTACCTGTTCCCTTGTCTTCAATGCCTGTGCTCCGATGGAGGTATTTTTTCTCTGGACAAATGCGTAGCAACGTGCCATACTAATCAGCGGTCAGAAGAGAAATGCACGCCCAGAACGTTCTTCAAACGTGACTGCAATGTCTGCTGGTGCCCCGACGAAGGGATCCTCGACTATAAATTCTGTACAAATGCCATTTGTAATAAATCATCCAAGTTAAAAATGCTCAATGTAGAGAGAAGGAACACTAATAAATGTATTCCCAATAGTTTCACAAAACCCAAATGCTTCTATTGTATCTGC from Amyelois transitella isolate CPQ chromosome 24, ilAmyTran1.1, whole genome shotgun sequence harbors:
- the LOC106139710 gene encoding uncharacterized protein LOC106139710, whose product is MGSSRSENIQPITHSSGLYFDPTSTVYFYDDFWNVVTHVEILPIEPYLLKIKDSITHVSNYCEKAQNIGLDINCQDVINPLQILVNSNQLKLDSLSHLVSETDSKNRHKRAIEFIGEIMKFFFGTLDADDARKYDEAINSCQQNEHEVFSLMKDNIHVVQSTIKNFNISIKQLNDNEFRINKQLSKLEYIMQQNTKLTTNSINLSKINSLLNIIEGSLISVSDILDTTLNSILFAKANILHPYVLTPTNLYNELNSNKVIKRNLEFPVSLSLENIHYIIDLSKLASYYYNNKIIFVIRIPLINSIKFNLYKILPLPTPRDNYNFKTYVLIHPSKLYLALTDDRLNYAMFDNLSECKDVNYNYMICPLPSILSTINNPTCETKLITEVTLSLPEICDFKVIYGNLNIWQKLNDGKYLYVQSKANKLTVKCTHEIKDYTLQGTGMLSLKNDCIAYFQTLQFRSSHVYKTELPSQLLIDFNIIEDDCCSYNLINNTMQPLSPLSLTNIDLESLNIAAHKLNNIEAQIRQAEGQSHIVKYGHYYSALTYFCVTLIILYILYKIYKKWLNSYCNNSACCIQIYNQCYNKKLKRHDTKVSSSIELTDISDSSSKSTEYDNKSIKSLPEIEIHKHKRKVAFRTSANFPSNRNLTNF